The stretch of DNA attattaatttttcatcattttttatcaaatgatagcttagctGCTTTAAACCGATTTTTATGTTATGCgatacaaatttgaatgaaattgacagTAGGTGGTAGCTAATAGACTATGTGcgaaaagtacataacctcacataacctaacaaaaaataaaaccttACAAAATTTAACAATATGTAAACTTTACATTACTGTAACATCACTGTAAacattactttgataaaagatcacacattgtgatgtagaaaaaaaattggattggattggacctcctacaggaacaaaatgtaggttttggccaatgtttttgtttggcgcttttttgatttttgtcattttccgggtaacagaagaacggaaaaaaataattcttgaagtttggggtttctgtaacgccaataataaaaattacaccaatggcttttgttaaaaaaaatatttttacagcttggtcgttaatgggttaacatCAATCCCTCGTCACTATACTATTGATACCACTCGACTGTAGTGACAGTTACCGCAAAATCTAGCCAAAACACAATGGGGTTTTCAGGCATACTTACTTGTACATCTTCGAGTTCGTAGCTCCGTTTGTAATGAAAACCTCGAAAACGTATTCATCCGCAATTGCAAATTTCTTGCCTTTTTAGCAAATTTGTCAGCAAAAACCGACTACCCTACAACCAAAGAACAACCAACCAAACACAGAACCTAAACTTTCCATGGGGCATCCCGTAGGGCCGTAGAGAACTTTTGCATGTAAGTTTCTCAAAATTCATTTTCTGGTACATTTCGTCGTCCATAAGTAAGCATTCTTGGTACTTACTCAGAACCTTGCTACACAGATTCCAAACACGCTTTCTCCATTAGATTCTGCTTTATCGTCCAGGTCGGTCGTTTGTTGGCATGAAAATGTCAATCCCGCAAACGAATCCCTGGGCGGATATGAGAGATCTGGGTTTCTCTGATTGTTCTACATACATTGTCGATCACAAGTTATAGTAGTTAAACTAACTTTGATTTTAGATCTAACTACAGTTCACGAAAACGGTTAGTAACGTCGTCTACGGTAGATTTTAGGATTTTGCGATTATGTACCTGGACTTTctgaattatttattatttttaaatggcTTTATTTTTGAAAAGATATTGTTCGATTATTGGTGTAGCTTGTAGAATCATTGGGAGTATCTCGGCAAGCTATTTCTAAACGACTCAAAGGAGCAGGATACAACGAAGAGCAAGTAAATTATGTTCCATACAAATTGAGCGTGAGCTATGTCGAACCGCGGTTTTGTATGTCCGAAATGTTGCTCGATCGGCACGAAAGGATGTCTTTCTTGCATCGAATCATAACCGGGGACGAAAAATGGATTAACTACGACAATCCAAAACGCTTTAAAAGTGGTTCTAAATACGCATACGATCGTATGTAAAGCCCGGTCAACCAGAAACATCAACGCCGAAGCCGAATATACACAGTGCCAAAGTAATGCTCTGTATTTGTTTGGTGGGATCAAAACGGTGTGATCCTCTATGAACAGCTAAAACCTGATTAAACGATAAATCGAGACTTCTACAGGCTTCTGATCCGTTTAAATTTTAAATCGAGCTATTGCCGAAAAACGTCCAGATTATGCGACCAGACACGAGTCGAGCatattccatcatgacaacgctcggcctcatgtttctgttcgagttaaaaactatttggaaAATAGCTATACAGGACAATTTCGatgtaacgtacattttaccttcaaaattgtacgttgtatcgaattgtacgttatatcgaagcataataaagaactaagAAACATAGCTCATATTACTCTATTATGATGCTATTTAGGTAGagttagtaaataatgatgacaaaatcaaaaagtcacaggagggttgtgtccgaggcacgaccgcatagttgacgtaggattccgtcaggctatctgttgattttggatatgtttgaagaattacatcgttatactttttgataatgataatgGTTTTAAtaactctgttagggaacacatttcggtaggaacaaaagttccccctactttcatgtatttgcaatgccgatttctcccaggcagatTGGGTTagaagtctctgttagggaacacatttcgttgggagcaaaagttccccctactctcatgtattaacaatgccgatttctcccaggcagcttggttttgatgtttctgttagggatccgccgcatgtgtcgtcaatttcgaccaatcagaagtgggtatttccgttagtatAGGGGTTGCGATTtattaattgttcgatagttagtttcatgacatatattattttcttcaatataaaaaattgttatggagtgccgaaatcgattgacgcaagaatttcatcaatccatcatgaaatgactgagcaataagcgtttgaaattggacaatgttcacgatgtgctcgattttcgattttcaatttgtaccccaatatgttcccgaaagacgtaatcctacgtcaaaaaagggaAACATGATGAGGTGAATTCAACCTCTCTCATcatgtttcccttcatactgttgattgaggGTAAACTGATAAAATGACCACTtacttgataaaaaaaactttttccctttaACAATGTTTTTTTCCGATGCATGGTAGTcttgttggtagttgtatgggctattcatatgatTTCCGTTcagaatatgaaaataaatatatttttgagaaaaatgaatgtcaattttgaaaatcattTCTTTCAAGGGTAATtatcgggtttttcaataagagcgctacaaaagtttttttttaaataaaacaaaaacggttttcgCGGTTcttcgctggcttgttggcatagaccatccACTTGACGAAGCCCTAcgggaaatagtctaacggtgTCAAATCGCATGACCGATGCGGCtaattgactgggccatttcgtgagataacactctcaccaaacttggttttcaataaatcgattgttaaatacGCTGTGTGGCTTGTAGCGCCGTCCttttgaaaccacatattgtccaagtccatatcatccaattcgggccaaaaatattcggttctcattgagcggtagcgattcccattcacagtaaagTGTCGTtattgatcatcacggaagaagtacgaaccaatgacgccgccggaccattAACCGTaccaaaacgtatttttttcagGATGCATGGTGACTCaaggagtacgtgtggattggttcctgaccaataacgcatattttgcttattgacgaagccattcagccagaaatgagcctcattgctgaatatgatttttcgatgaatatCCGGATCATTTTTAGGTTCTTGCttagcccaattcacgaacatacgacacTGGTGGTTAAGgagcttcagttcttgcgtcaatttgatcttgtaagaatGTAGGCCAAGATATTTTCGCAAAATTcaccacaacgacgtcacagagatgcccaacgcttgagagactgatttgggtcttcctcaattgatgcgctagcggcagcagtattctcgacactacgggcacttctttgtctcatTGGCAAGGGAACATCTcgtactgtgcctgtggattcaaatttttccactagacgctcaattgttgatctggcaggatgattatgacgaccataaattggacgaaGCGCTCTTAAAATTGAGgacattgactccgaatttcgatAGTAAATTTTTACCCCTtacggtcggaattattttctcTTGAGAGAGATCCTTTTATCTTTCCAAGCtcataatattttgtttattccgagtaccgttacctattattcatagaaactccgtatacattcgtgaaaatGTTCACTAGACATAAggattcgtttagaaaaaatgtaaattatcacatcgttgaataaagtatttagtatgatcccttgctgtggtggctgagagcagacaaacgacagcaaagggttaataatctcgactcgttgttggatcgtatctCTTTCCATAACTAaaggcaaaccttactgaagagaaatatGAAGAGAGCGTTCGtttcgcgatttctgaggcactgaaacttattttttgaacgaccctcgtatattttgaaaattatccaaataaatgtatttttcatgcaaaaaacggaacgaattaagcTGTATACCATATcgttaaaatagaaaaaaaaaaacaggaaatcgAGATACATGATCAAAGGGTGCCGTTTCTTATGACGGTAtagtctttgaaaaaaaaataagaaagcttGTGTCAATTGAGAGAAATACCCAGATAATCAGTACAATATTAACTGTTCTGGTAAAGCTTTACATACAGAGGTTAAACATTTATAACATTTTAGTTATATGGTTAATCATGAAATTATTTCTTAGCCTATCAGCCACAAAACGTTAGTTATTCGATGCAACTGAGAATGTCATCGCCTCAACGATATGGGTCCTATGACCCGGAAGACCTAACAGACAAAACCTTCGAGTTTGATGATAAAACTATAAGAAGAGCATTCATTCGGAAAGTCTATGCGATATTGTTTGTGCGTATCCAAAATCTACGAGATCGAATGTCAATTTATCTGATGAATTCGTTTCAGATTCAACTAAACATCACCCTCGGCGCCATAACACTTTTTATGTATTGCGACCCTATCAAACAGTGGGTGCGAGCTCATCCACATATGATTTGGGTTGCTTTGGGAACATCGTTTGCCACGTTGCTTATTATAGTATGTTGCGGACAGGTCCGTCGCAAGGTTCCGATGAATTACATCTTCCTGCTACTTTTTACATTGGCAATGTCGTTTGTCCTGGGAGTGACGACAGCAAGTTTCAACCTTCAGGAGGTGAATGTTCAGTTTATCTAATATTGGGAGGCAgatatttaacatttttttctcgTTGTAGATTATGCTAGCAGTGGCCATTACAGCAGCTGTCTGCCTTGGATTGACACTTTTCGCATTCCAAACCAAGTGGGACTTCACCGTTATGGGAGGTATTCTGGTTGTGGCATTGATCGTTCTGGTCTTGTTCGGAATCATTGCGATGTTTTTTCCGAATAGAATATTAACTATCGTATATTCGAGTGCAGGTGCGCTTTTGTTCAGCATTTGCCTGGTATACGACACGCAGTTGATAATGGGCGGAGAACATAAGTACAGCATTAGCCCAGAAGAATACGTTTTTGCAGCCCTAACTCTCTATCTGGACGTCGTCAACATATTCATGCACATCCTCCAATTGATCGGAGTATCTCGTAACTGAAGATAATGAAGATATGTATGACCGGTTTAAATCGTTTCAATTATGATATATTCTTATTATGGGGAATCTTTCCATGATATAAATCTTCGGCAAATacttaaaaaatattcttaCGACTAATTCATCTGCTCATTCTcttttgatttggaaaaaactggaagtggattatatctatgatataaccgcaaggttgacgtaagactaccgttggtttagcaatcaataagtaacacgcATATACattcgtgttggaataataTTTACCAAATGTTGCTGAACGAATTTATCgatatttttgaatgtttccgaaattgcgacctcttcaatcgtggtgtaccgttttccttcAGTGTAGAATCTGCGTACAAGggtccccctaagattttcaacaggattcaaatctggagagtGAGCCGACCAGGCCAAAAagtaagtttttggtccttaatccattgcttagttttcttgctgatatgaatagtcgcattgttttgctggaatgtgaattttttgtgacgatatccacgcaaacacggtaggagagaggatcccagaacatgtatgtaatccttgaacgATACTTGACGAATtttcacccgagtaacattcaaattgaaatattgttttatttgcataagcgattttgaggtattcgaatctgttctagctatttcccgcttatcccggtcagagagcttcgatttacgtggaactTTCTCCTTCTTACGGTATCCTTGAgcattcgtcaaataattgggcactacttgatgagatcgtccaatccgacgagaaatttctctgataccaacattttattggtgaaatgcatcgatgtgtctttattttctctcagtgagcacttttcccttcggcattttcaagCAAACCGTGTCTGTTTTCGGCaccaaacgaaacgaaacgaaaattgTTTCCGATGTGTGCTCAAAATTCAGTGGGTCGAATGTTAAATCAATGTAAGTAAACCTTGATGAAATTCTAAAGACTGAAACGCGTAGCAATTGGTCGACAAAAAGATCGTTTCTTTCAGTCAAAATTCATAATACGGTTTGCCAAATCCGAACTGCCGTGCCAGTTAGATTTAAACTGCTGCtcgtttttcatgaatttattagtttttttttagattccGTTTGACCAGGGGCCAATACCGTTCCTTAGGGCGGACTTCTGGACTGTTGGGAGGGTTGTGGTCTTTGGGTACCACAACCGCGTTGTTCGCATCGTACCGCTCGATTGCATTTTTCCCATAGTGGCAGCTCGCTAAGTCTGGCTAGAACAGTACAGGTCTATTATGTTGCTTTAGGAATGGTAGCAGCCGCTTTTTCAGGCACTACTGGACGTAGATCTTTTGATTGATGGTTCCCGTAGTGATAAAAATACCGCTTTTTATACCACACGTGCATATGGCCTGCCAGACGAAGCATTTTTTCGAGAATTTCGATACTATGATGGATTTTTAAAATGCTTCAAATCTGCTTTCACAAAAGTTTTGGTGTCCATGACGACGCAGTCGAACTTTGTGAGCAGATTCATATACAGCTTTCGAGACCGTTGCTTTGCCgacgtgttttgtttgtaatctTGGTTCGGCTCACCTTCCTAAACGTCGACAATCCAGCTCGTTTCTTGGTCCGCTATACAgtagaataaagggtgtgtcacatcaaattgcatcacggaaaaaacgctgtagaaattcgcccagtagaccgatccttttgaaaattttagacagtaaaataaaaactattaaacaacttttggcattttctttttattcatacttcgagcccaagcccgtatgctcgcaccttcctctttacccagtccataaggttctgtacaacgtcaggttgtagttttttttgaacagaaatccattttctcttgaagtccgcctccgatttgacaacttttgggttcttccggagggcctgcttcataatcgcccaatatttctctattgggcgaagctccagcgcgttgggcgggttcatttcctttggcacgaaggtgaccccgttggctcgtaccactccaacacgtcctttgaatagtggcacgaagcgagatccggccagaagatggtcgggccctcgtgctgcttcaatagtggtagtaagcgcttctgtaggcactccttaaggtaaacctgcccgtttaccgtgccggtcatcacgaagggggcgctccgctttccgcaagagcagatcgcttgccacaccatgtactttttggcaaacttggatagtttctgcttgcgaatctcctccggaacgctgaatttgtcctctgcggagaagaacaacaggtccggcagctgacgaaagtccgctttgacgtaggtttcgtcgtccattacaaggcaatgcggcttcgtcagcatctcggtgtacagcttccgggctcacgtcttccccaccatgttttgcctttcgtcgcggttaggagccttctgaaccttgtatgtacgcaggccctcccgctgcttggtccgctggacgaatgaacttgacaaattcagcttattggcgacatcccggaccgaacttctcggatcacgcctaaactgcttaactatgcgcttgtgatctttttcactgacggagcatccatttttgccgttcttcaccttccggtcgatggttatgttctcgaagtatcgttttagtactctgctgaccgtggattggacgattcccagcatcttaccgatgtcccgatgtgacaactccggattctcgaaatgagtgcacaagattaattcacgacgctctttttcgttcgacgacatttttccaaatttacgaaaaattgacagtgaagaatggccaacgtgatatatacactcttatctgattataagcgaaaactgaagatataattcctaaaaattaaatttctacagcgtttttttcgtgatgcaatttgatgtgacacaccctttaggaggCACTCCGCTTAAATTTCGCCGCAAACTTTTTCGTCGTCGCTACCACGCCCGGATTACGATTGCCGCTGCTTCCAGACTTCCTGGCGGTCGATAGACGCTCCCCGAACATTTGTCACAGATCATTTGGCCACATCCAGCAATTTTGTCAACTTGGCGTGCGAGATCGTCCGAATCTTTTGCTGCGCGAGCAAAATTTTGGCACGCTGCTCCTCTTACTTGGACGTCATTTTGAAAACTGGAGAGCAAATGGTGAAAACTCATTATAGCAACCATCGTATATACACTCATctaccaaatgaagcatttcaggtttttttttcaaatgtattttcaACAGAAATACCAATTTGAAGTCGACCAATTTTTGCGCGTTCCAGTCTTTATTTAGAAGGCTTCAGGTAGACTTAGATTTCTCGTGTGAACTGTGAAGTGTATTAGTTGTATTTCCGTCTATAACAGTATCGTTGACGACTTAGTCATTATGTTTATTAGGTAAATGTTACACACTCTTTACTCTTTTTTTTGAATATCAATCTACTTGAATTATCTTTAATATATCGCGGAAGAAGAACTCAGTGTCAATCTCAAATAGAGTGGCTGAATAAAAATGCCCTATAGTAACACGTCTTTCACGTAGCACATCTATTACAGGGTTTTCAATAAGaatacattttaaaaatgtgttaaaaaaattaaaatacaatatattttttatgtgtCAATTTTTATTGAGCAACCAGCTGACCCgacaaatttcgtcccgcccaaaatttatttttcgttatctaattcacattttttttactaagcgcacgttcgtagaactgttcattgattgattttctaatctacccttttacTATAGAATTCCTAGTAAAACCTcgtcaaaactcgtcattataatatcagattattttcagacacaattctcgttcaagatttttcattcacttgcaaataacatgtttctctgttacttgaaatgaatgtttgatacagaaaatatgatagaataaagacagccctgaatcagacaattcctttctcgagtttttctcttatcaacacattcggtgatccatttttattaatatagatagaagaagatataggagtgcgttttatcacatttaaaaaaaattcaattgtcaagtttggttggaatatgtttggttgaaatatgtgtattatttttacgggactccctctccatttTAAAAGGTgtagggtgtcataccatcatagaaacatttctcatattcaaaaaccttcacatgccaaatttggctccatttgattgattagtttttgagttatgcagaaatttgtgtttcatttgtgtggtagccttcccttagagaggagggaggagtgtcgaaccaccatagaaacgtttatcgatccctaaaaccgctatatgctaagtttaattccatttgtttgattatttctcgagttgttcagcaccctccgcttctcctctttagagagaagaaaggagtgtcaaaccaccataaaaacatttattgctccctaaaacctccatatgccaactttggttccatttgctcgactagctctcgagttatgcagaaatttatgtttcatttctatggcagcacccccttagagaggtggtaggactgttgaaccaccttagaaatgtttcttgccccctaaaacatccacatgccaaatttggttccgtttccttgattagttcttgagttatgcagaaatgtatgcttcatttgtatggcagctcaccttcccttcagagagaggggaggagtgtctatctaccTAGGTTCTAGtgcctaaaaccttcacatgccaaattcggctccaattgcttgattagttttcgagttatgcagaaatttgtgtttcatttgtatggcagcctctctTAGAAAGGAaggagaagtgtcgattcaccataggaacgttttgtggcccctaaaacctccatatgcataATTGGGTTttacttgcttgattaattctcgagaaatgcagaaatttgggtttcgtttgtatggcaactcccccttaaagagggagtggagagtctaaccaccgtaacaacatttgttgcaccctaaaacctccacatgccaaattttgtttcatatgcttgaatgattctcgagtaatgcataaatttgtgtttcatttgtttggcaaatCTCCCACCTAgaggggggggaggagtgtctaaccaccatagaaaaattttttgcaccctaaaaccttcatatgcctaatttggttttatttgcttgattaattctcgagtaatgcataaatttgtgtttcatttgtatggtagcccccccttagagaggggggagggatctcgaactatcataaaaaccttccccgaccccaaaaacccctacataccaatttttatgtcgcTTCACCCCGTGGGCTTTCAACCGCACAACTTTACTACGACGTCGCGGTACTTCTTCATCGTGCGCGGTAAACAAACAATAAATGACAGCAAGTTGACACTGTGCGCGTTGGTAGACTAACCAACCAATATATGAGGCTAAAACCGACAACAATACCAATACACAGAATGTACATGGTGCGCACCTACACaacgatgaaaagatgtattcGAACTCATCGCACACTCTGCCCAGTGGCAGCAAGGCAACATAACGAGGCGTCGGTTTCGTAGTGTCAGGAAAACAGAAGAATAGAGTATATGTGTGTTGAGGATTAAGGATAAATTCTTCAAATACAGCTTAATCAAAATCTACACACCGACAAACGATAAACCCGATGGTGCTAAGGACGAGTTCTGCGAGAAGCTTGAACGAATCTATGGCGAGTGCCAAAACACGGCGTTAGTGTTAGGTTATTCAACTTTGCCACTACCAGAGCAATGGCTATCTGTGGCACCTATTTCCCACGTTTAAACATTCGGTAGCACATCTGGAGATATCCACACGGAGAAGCCTGCTCCCAAATCGATCATGTCCTGATCGATGGTCGACACTTTTCGGATGTTGTGGACGAGAGGTCTTTTCGGGGACCAAATCTCGTACTTCTAAAAGTGGGAAGCATGAGGCTGCACAATGTAATCCTCTGAATGATTTTAAGAAACTGGGTGGATGAACAAATGTCAGATGACTGATTAGAAGGTCTCATTTGCCCTATCATTTGCCATTGACTCGATTGTAGCAACGTTGCTCGATTCAAGCTACAAAGTGCTCTCCCGTATCCAGATCTTCAGATTAAGAACGTTTGTGGAACCCTTTGATGGCAAATAACAAACTGGTTTCCGAGAAGGACGCTCCATGACAGACCAATTGTTTACCTTGCGACGGATCTTAGATAAGTTCCGGGAATACAACCTGCAGACTCATCATCTCATCATCTCATCATATGTGTACTTCAAGGCGGCATACGATTCAATCAAGCGGATCGAGATGTGGCTAATAATGCTAGAACACGGTTTTCCGACGAAACTAGTAAAGCTGCTCTGAATGACGCTGGAGGGATCATGCGTATGAATAACAGGCCTCAGTCACTTTGGATGGATAGATTGCAGCAAGGCGATGCGTTCTCAAACTTACTATTCAAGGTGCAGTTTGAAGAGCAGATGTGCAATGAAACGATACAAGTATCACAAAATCTCACATTTTTCTTGGTTTTGAGAATGACATAGATTTTAGAGAGATCGACCGTAGGGCTGTAGAAGAAGTCTTTAGGCGTTTTAAGAGAGAAGTGGGGAAGTTGGGGATCATCATCCACTTTACCAAAACGAAGAATATAGTAGCTGGAAGAGAGCGTGGTGGTCCCAGTGGTGTTAGTGCTGAGGTGGAGTTGGATGGAGAAAGGTTCGAGGTGGTCAAGGTATTCGTATGCCTTGGTACACTAAAGACATGTGGCAACGATGTGAGTCGTGAAGTCAAAAGACGAATTGCAGCTGCTAGCAGGACTTTCTGCAGACTACGTAGCCAGCTGAAGACTCGTAGACTGCAAACTTGCACGAAACTAGCGCTGCATAGAACGCTGATCCTCCCGGTTGCCCTTTAC from Toxorhynchites rutilus septentrionalis strain SRP chromosome 3, ASM2978413v1, whole genome shotgun sequence encodes:
- the LOC129776112 gene encoding protein lifeguard 2-like, with amino-acid sequence MQLRMSSPQRYGSYDPEDLTDKTFEFDDKTIRRAFIRKVYAILFIQLNITLGAITLFMYCDPIKQWVRAHPHMIWVALGTSFATLLIIVCCGQVRRKVPMNYIFLLLFTLAMSFVLGVTTASFNLQEIMLAVAITAAVCLGLTLFAFQTKWDFTVMGGILVVALIVLVLFGIIAMFFPNRILTIVYSSAGALLFSICLVYDTQLIMGGEHKYSISPEEYVFAALTLYLDVVNIFMHILQLIGVSRN